A genomic window from Solanum stenotomum isolate F172 chromosome 10, ASM1918654v1, whole genome shotgun sequence includes:
- the LOC125843017 gene encoding L-ornithine N5-acetyltransferase NATA1-like has translation MAEYHGLSQIFTTTETSLYNNLFKSPNPPFHSPTALILEISPNPFPQTNHTTTTNFVPIIKNNYNFDNLEILDHELETYRSKFNGHGHDNSNNCNVYVAGHVLVYPSYNGFFEKPGLFLDQMFVRKCYRGMKFGKLLFSVVAMQAEKMGMGMVDWLVADWNEETINFYEKMGAHYIPEYRLCKLYGDQLQAFGRKSD, from the coding sequence ATGGCAGAATACCATGGCCTATCACAAATATTCACTACCACAGAAACATCACTTTACAACAATTTATTCAAATCACCAAATCCACCTTTTCATTCTCCAACAGCCCTCATCTTAGAAATTTCTCCCAACCCTTTCCCTCAAACAAACCATACTACTACTACGAATTTTGTCCCTATTATCAAGAACAATTacaattttgataatttagaaATCCTGGACCACGAACTCGAGACCTATAGGTCCAAATTTAATGGTCATGGTCATGATAATAGTAATAATTGTAACGTTTATGTAGCGGGGCATGTACTTGTTTATCCTAGCTATAATGGTTTTTTTGAGAAACCTGGATTATTTTTAGACCAAATGTTTGTGAGGAAGTGTTATAGAGGGATGAAGTTTGGGAAATTGTTGTTTTCTGTTGTTGCAATGCAAGCTGAGAAAATGGGAATGGGGATGGTTGATTGGCTTGTGGCTGATTGGAATGAAGAAACTATTAATTTCTATGAGAAAATGGGAGCTCATTATATTCCTGAATATAGGCTTTGTAAATTGTATGGTGATCAACTTCAAGCATTTGGTAGGAAATCTGATTGA